In Amphiura filiformis chromosome 1, Afil_fr2py, whole genome shotgun sequence, the following are encoded in one genomic region:
- the LOC140157979 gene encoding uncharacterized protein: MRGDSEMIATSERLPSSLSSTTMVCFRKMSVKLNSLESIWYSLFTLIITTCLCVDGIRHYQHYNNLDWPEGKPRAELDLHVLCTLAAFLIILLFVPTQIFQVGNRANDQGKLGFMKDWDEDDNGDADENQSESERQIRRIKRYIVAVRKVTKHLGPVGATLHIISAFCLLMPLMFLQARAIQYGLLSSGSIWRAEVSVGILSPDTPSMIQPQLEAPGKYFPYDKESPSESVPMQDPFKVYMVTLNYINYAIPLFLYAIRYADVFWLCHKGFAFFFCAQLMLNATQYALGFIGISLLYKIHWYGWDKYGVPREPVFDKPTGLIGCYLTNNITVFLSAVVTYTYGYGRLKQAEQRVKIKGDGTGGDLYPAGFAMKCNGFVSHIGALLVLLIFICCKTPLMVEYFAVFQISKDARLLGIMVFDMIYIVSWLLLWIGFGLKRKWDFQIRNPNAKSNMLHRMGNTDGEGNWTCRCARQVIPLNDLEMDGFPGCKHDTLESMIENNHNQSAGDVDEYNEMEDGDLAKNYDGQYQQLESGSLDSVQECQMSSENISGITSTPKSGSNRKRHSFGSRSSPSSQKPRSLSYSGGGGRSDNDSSNSYHHHHHHQSLLAKFKGEEEDMKSGRSPPEASPLLNQEGDRNSLDFERC, encoded by the exons ATGCGTGGAGATAGTGAGATG ATTGCCACTTCTGAGAGGTTGCCATCATCATTATCCTCCACCACCATGGTTTGTTTTCGGAAGATGTCCGTGAAATTGAACTCTCTTGAGTCTATCTGGTACTCTCTCTTCACCCTCATCATCACAACATGTCTATGCGTGGATGGCATAAGGCACTACCAACACTATAACAATCTGGATTGGCCAGAAGGGAAACCGAGGGCCGAATTAGATCTCCACGTGCTATGCACCCTGGCTGCATTCCTAATCATACTTCTCTTTGTGCCAACGCAAATCTTCCAAGTCGGAAACAGAGCGAATGACCAAGGGAAGCTGGGATTCATGAAAGACTGGGATGAGGATGATAATGGCGATGCGGATGAGAACCAAAGCGAGAGCGAGAGACAGATACGTAGGATTAAAAGATATATCGTTGCCGTACGGAAGGTGACAAAACATCTGGGACCAGTTGGAGCGACGTTGCATATAATATCAGCATTTTGTTTGCTGATGCCATTGATGTTTCTACAAGCTCGTGCAATACAGTATGGACTCTTATCTTCAG GTTCTATATGGCGTGCTGAAGTGTCAGTT GGAATTCTTTCCCCTGATACACCCAGCATGATACAACCACAACTTGAAGCACCAGGTAAATACTTCCCATACGATAAAGAATCCCCATCAGAATCCGTTCCAATGCAAGATCCATTCAAAGTGTACATGGTAACGCTCAACTACATCAATTACGCCATCCCATTGTTCCTGTACGCCATACGTTATGCCGACGTCTTTTGGTTGTGTCATAAGGGTTTTGCTTTCTTCTTCTGTGCGCAGCTGATGTTAAATGCCACCCAATATGCTTTAGGCTTCATAGGAATTTCATtattgtataaaatacattgGTATGGATGGGATAAATACGGAGTGCCTCGTGAACCGGTGTTTGATAAACCCACAGGTCTTATAGGTTGTTATTTAACCAACAATATAACAGTGTTTTTATCAGCTGTAGTAACCTACACATACGGGTATGGGAGATTGAAGCAAGCAGAGCAAAGAGTAAAAATCAAAGGAGATGGAACAGGTGGCGATTTATATCCTGCAGGTTTTGCGATGAAATGTAACGGTTTCGTGTCTCACATTGGAGCGCTTTTAGTTCTACTTATTTTCATATGCTGCAAAACACCGCTAATGGTAGAGTATTTTGCTGTTTTCCAAATTTCTAAAGATGCCCGTCTATTGGGCATTATGGTGTTTGATATGATTTACATAGTGTCATGGTTACTTCTGTGGATCGGATTCGGCCTCAAGCGGAAATGGGATTTCCAAATCCGTAATCCGAATGCTAAGTCGAACATGCTACACAGGATGGGTAACACAGACGGAGAGGGGAACTGGACATGCAGGTGTGCACGTCAAGTGATCCCACTCAACGATCTGGAAATGGATGGTTTCCCTGGATGCAAACATGACACATTGGAATCGATGATAGAGAACAATCACAATCAAAGTGCAGGAGATGTGGACGAGTATAACGAAATGGAGGATGGTGATCTTGCCAAAAATTATGACGGCCAGTACCAACAACTTGAATCCGGTTCACTGGATTCGGTTCAAGAATGCCAAATGTCAAGCGAAAATATCTCGGGAATCACAAGCACACCAAAGTCTGGCAGCAACAGGAAGAGACATTCATTTGGGTCAAGGTCATCACCTTCATCCCAGAAACCAAGGTCTTTATCATATAGTGGAGGAGGGGGCAGGAGTGATAATGATAGCTCAAacagttatcatcatcatcatcatcatcagtcactACTTGCAAAGTTTAAAGGAGAGGAGGAGGATATGAAATCAGGGAGAAGTCCACCAGAGGCTTCGCCATTACTTAATCAGGAAGGGGACAGAAATAGCCTGGATTTTGAACGATGCTAG